One Parasphingorhabdus cellanae genomic region harbors:
- a CDS encoding M23 family metallopeptidase, translating to MHLFKSIDMLADQGNGAAAVAADPPAPIFTMPEALTSAFDDWRDRLSDVDWVPDLGRDIGSLTWLRGLATLVLLCGIAISFLPDFGPINGHQSAALTGFRADQARSQTIAPLAYGSDTGVRMAATDAVRPLAQSPERPSIELVATLGRGDSLRRVLQRAGVANAEAREVTNLVSSAVTLDEIKPGTKIDVTLGRRSSKNQPRPLDQLAFRARFDLNLEILRNGDQLKLNRKPIVVDNTPLRIRGTVGSSLYRSARAAGAPAEAVQKYLQVIGKKMSVSRDIRSTDEFDIILGYRRAETGEVEVGDLLYAGIERDGKAKAQMLKWASGGRSNWFEASGVGQSRGELVRPTRGRRTSNYGMRRHPILRYKRMHSGIDFGGGYGAPIYAVTDGKVTYAGRKGGYGKFVKIKHSGGLASGYAHMSRIAVSNGRSVRKGQIIGYIGSTGLSTGPHLHYELYRNGRTINPNSVKFVQRSELSGKELKRFKSELQRLKQVTPGAALGTLKSASTGPKKQREISRLTKASIS from the coding sequence GTGCATTTGTTCAAGAGTATCGACATGCTTGCCGATCAGGGAAACGGGGCTGCAGCCGTTGCAGCAGACCCACCTGCGCCGATATTCACCATGCCCGAAGCCTTGACCAGCGCTTTTGACGACTGGCGGGACCGGTTAAGTGATGTAGATTGGGTGCCGGACCTCGGGCGCGACATTGGTAGCCTGACTTGGCTTCGCGGTCTCGCCACTTTGGTTTTACTCTGCGGTATAGCAATCTCCTTTCTGCCAGATTTCGGCCCAATTAATGGCCATCAAAGTGCAGCGCTAACCGGTTTTCGTGCGGATCAAGCGCGATCGCAAACAATTGCCCCACTGGCTTATGGATCTGATACTGGCGTTCGAATGGCTGCTACGGATGCCGTGCGTCCATTGGCGCAAAGCCCGGAGCGCCCGTCTATTGAACTGGTTGCAACCTTAGGCCGCGGCGATAGCTTGCGGCGGGTATTGCAGCGTGCTGGTGTAGCCAATGCAGAAGCTCGCGAAGTAACGAATCTGGTTTCCAGTGCGGTGACTTTAGACGAAATCAAACCGGGCACAAAGATAGATGTAACCTTGGGTCGCCGGTCGTCTAAAAATCAGCCACGCCCTCTAGACCAGCTGGCGTTCCGGGCCAGATTTGATTTGAATCTCGAAATTCTCCGCAATGGTGATCAGCTAAAACTCAACCGTAAGCCGATCGTAGTAGACAATACGCCTCTGCGGATAAGAGGCACAGTCGGATCCAGCCTATATCGCTCCGCTCGCGCCGCTGGCGCGCCAGCAGAGGCAGTTCAAAAATATCTGCAGGTTATCGGAAAAAAAATGTCGGTCTCGCGTGATATCCGGTCGACCGACGAGTTTGACATCATTCTTGGTTATCGCCGCGCCGAAACCGGGGAAGTTGAGGTCGGTGATCTTCTTTACGCGGGCATTGAGCGCGATGGTAAGGCCAAAGCACAGATGCTAAAATGGGCAAGTGGTGGGCGTTCAAACTGGTTTGAAGCATCGGGCGTCGGCCAATCTCGCGGCGAGCTGGTTCGTCCCACCCGCGGTCGGAGGACATCTAATTACGGGATGCGTCGGCACCCCATATTGCGGTATAAAAGAATGCACAGCGGTATTGATTTTGGCGGCGGCTATGGGGCCCCGATCTATGCGGTCACCGATGGCAAGGTCACTTACGCCGGTCGCAAAGGCGGTTATGGCAAGTTTGTAAAAATCAAACATAGCGGCGGGCTTGCATCGGGCTATGCCCATATGAGCCGTATCGCGGTCAGCAATGGACGCAGCGTGCGCAAGGGGCAAATAATCGGCTATATCGGCTCAACGGGCTTATCGACTGGCCCTCATCTTCATTATGAACTGTATCGCAATGGCCGGACGATCAACCCCAACTCCGTGAAATTTGTTCAGCGGTCTGAGCTCAGCGGCAAAGAGTTGAAACGGTTCAAAAGCGAATTGCAGCGTCTGAAACAGGTAACGCCAGGTGCGGCCCTTGGAACACTGAAAAGTGCATCAACCGGTCCGAAAAAACAGCGCGAGATAAGTCGGCTGACGAAAGCCTCCATCAGCTAA
- a CDS encoding helicase-related protein has translation MSDFSQSPVIAVLGPTNTGKTHLAVERMCAHSSGMIGFPLRLLAREVYDRVVALKGVNRVALVTGEEKIVPPAARWFLCTAEAMPIDRDFSFVAIDEAQLGINPERGHIFTDRMLNIRGRDETMILGSDSLRPLVEQLIPDAEIISRPRFSTLSYAGPRKLSRLPRRSAIVAFSVEDVYAIAEMLRRQHGGAAIVMGSLSPQTRNAQVKMYQDGEVDYLVATDAIGMGLNLDVSHVAFAALKKFDGRRRRRLTLSEIGQIAGRAGRHQKDGSFGVLSGLASSDELEPEEIERLEDHSFPRLEWLYWRNADPDLSSVTMLIQSLEEKPKDRLLQPAPEAVDLAVLKRLAQDPNVSRLAMGRDQVRLLWEAACIPDFRKIGADHQARFVASLWSYLAQGSGRIPHARMAQEISRLENVQGDISTLAARISAARSWSYIAQKSRWVEQADVMVDRTRLLERRLSDAMHNQLTQRFVDKRTRVLMRGLLKDALPQDVGLEADGAVLVDGLEIGTLKGFQFIVPSDSRREDRKMLLAAAERYLGPIMTDKADALAKASDSELTLAADETGQPVIYWQEAKLALLTKGKNLLHPEIKFDRALKDISPENSKKAEERVKQWVETMKAKHLEGLVKIDALANDANTPASVRALFAQIVEAGGIIMRRQIDQAVRALDNDMRGVARRGGLVFGALDIFHHALMKPGAVLWRNALFAALDEQPMIALPGDNAVHLKDWKFAAPDHASRLGFRKIGNEYVRVDMAERLVKQAHEARQAGPVFPIDPALATSLGLSTEIHEALLDMAGFVKTEDKPQIIEPDETKESQAAATDVPVTDDVSKAGAVESEDFLASNDDTQPEAPAVYWRWKGMGKARSGKHHKNYNKKPPNKRPNKSGTGSRKTEPVLATAGGAFAELAELKKAMKK, from the coding sequence ATGTCCGACTTCTCCCAGTCTCCTGTTATCGCCGTTCTTGGCCCAACGAATACCGGCAAAACCCATTTGGCGGTTGAGCGGATGTGTGCCCATTCCAGTGGGATGATCGGTTTTCCGCTGCGATTGCTGGCCCGTGAAGTTTATGATCGGGTGGTCGCTTTGAAAGGCGTCAATCGCGTGGCTTTGGTTACGGGTGAGGAAAAAATTGTTCCGCCGGCCGCGCGCTGGTTCCTCTGCACAGCTGAAGCGATGCCGATTGACCGGGATTTCAGCTTTGTGGCCATTGACGAGGCACAGCTGGGTATAAACCCTGAACGCGGCCATATTTTTACCGACCGAATGCTGAATATACGCGGTCGGGATGAAACAATGATCTTAGGCTCCGATAGTTTGCGGCCATTGGTTGAGCAGTTGATACCGGATGCTGAAATCATCTCGCGCCCACGATTTTCAACGCTGAGCTATGCCGGACCACGAAAGCTATCGCGGTTACCACGACGCTCCGCGATTGTCGCATTTTCAGTTGAGGACGTTTATGCGATCGCTGAAATGCTTCGGCGGCAGCATGGCGGGGCTGCGATTGTAATGGGATCATTGTCGCCGCAAACCCGCAATGCGCAAGTCAAAATGTATCAGGACGGCGAGGTGGACTATCTCGTCGCCACGGATGCAATTGGCATGGGTCTAAATCTTGATGTGTCGCATGTCGCATTTGCTGCTCTAAAAAAATTTGATGGCCGCCGCCGTCGCCGCCTGACGCTCTCAGAAATCGGTCAAATTGCCGGTCGCGCCGGTCGTCATCAAAAAGATGGCAGTTTTGGAGTGCTATCGGGACTGGCATCTTCCGACGAGTTGGAGCCCGAAGAAATCGAGCGGCTAGAAGATCATAGCTTTCCACGATTGGAATGGCTCTATTGGCGTAATGCTGACCCGGATTTGTCAAGCGTTACAATGCTCATTCAATCATTGGAGGAAAAGCCAAAGGACCGGCTGTTGCAGCCCGCGCCTGAAGCGGTTGATTTGGCTGTCCTGAAAAGACTGGCCCAGGATCCCAATGTCAGCCGATTGGCAATGGGGCGTGATCAGGTGCGTTTGCTTTGGGAAGCGGCGTGTATTCCCGACTTTCGCAAGATAGGCGCGGATCATCAGGCGCGTTTTGTCGCTTCACTATGGTCTTATCTGGCTCAAGGTAGCGGCCGCATTCCCCATGCCCGTATGGCTCAGGAAATCTCTCGATTGGAAAATGTCCAGGGCGACATATCTACTCTTGCCGCGCGCATATCTGCTGCTCGCAGCTGGAGCTATATTGCGCAAAAATCCCGTTGGGTCGAGCAAGCTGACGTGATGGTGGATCGCACCCGCCTATTGGAACGGCGACTGAGTGATGCGATGCACAATCAGCTGACCCAGAGATTCGTCGACAAACGCACTCGCGTCCTGATGCGTGGGCTCCTGAAAGATGCCTTGCCACAGGATGTTGGACTGGAAGCAGATGGCGCGGTATTGGTGGATGGACTGGAAATTGGAACGCTGAAGGGCTTCCAATTCATTGTGCCTTCGGATAGCCGGAGAGAAGACCGCAAGATGCTGCTTGCCGCAGCGGAAAGATATTTGGGACCAATTATGACCGACAAAGCTGACGCGTTGGCAAAAGCCTCCGATAGTGAATTGACATTGGCCGCCGATGAAACTGGTCAGCCGGTCATATATTGGCAAGAGGCGAAGCTTGCATTGCTGACCAAGGGGAAGAATCTCCTCCATCCCGAAATTAAATTTGATCGCGCGCTTAAAGATATCTCACCTGAAAATAGCAAAAAAGCAGAAGAACGGGTCAAGCAGTGGGTCGAGACGATGAAGGCCAAGCATTTGGAAGGGCTCGTCAAAATTGATGCGCTTGCCAATGATGCGAATACACCGGCCTCGGTCCGTGCGTTATTTGCGCAGATCGTCGAAGCCGGTGGAATCATTATGCGGCGGCAAATTGATCAGGCAGTTCGGGCGCTAGATAATGATATGCGCGGTGTAGCGCGGCGTGGTGGGCTAGTTTTCGGTGCCCTCGACATCTTTCATCATGCCTTGATGAAGCCAGGCGCCGTGCTCTGGCGCAATGCTCTGTTCGCTGCGCTAGATGAGCAGCCCATGATTGCGCTACCCGGCGATAATGCCGTGCATCTTAAAGATTGGAAATTTGCAGCTCCAGACCATGCCAGCCGATTGGGGTTCCGAAAAATCGGCAATGAATATGTGCGCGTCGATATGGCCGAGCGTCTTGTCAAACAGGCGCATGAGGCGCGTCAGGCGGGACCGGTTTTTCCAATTGACCCAGCGCTTGCTACATCTCTTGGTTTGTCAACGGAGATACATGAAGCGTTGCTCGACATGGCTGGATTTGTGAAAACTGAGGACAAACCTCAGATTATTGAACCGGATGAAACGAAAGAATCGCAAGCAGCTGCAACGGACGTACCAGTAACAGACGACGTCAGCAAAGCTGGCGCCGTTGAGTCAGAGGATTTTCTAGCGTCAAACGATGATACTCAACCTGAGGCGCCGGCAGTATATTGGCGTTGGAAGGGCATGGGTAAGGCTCGTTCAGGAAAGCATCATAAGAATTACAACAAGAAGCCCCCTAACAAGCGGCCGAATAAATCTGGTACCGGTTCACGCAAGACCGAGCCTGTCTTAGCGACCGCTGGCGGTGCCTTTGCTGAACTGGCGGAACTGAAAAAGGCTATGAAAAAATAG
- a CDS encoding RNA-binding S4 domain-containing protein, with the protein MRSKTAVETKPDPLALRIDKLLWYLRFAGNRTMAKKLANKGHVRLNGRRVDRAHMMVRQGDILTIPQGREVHVIRIAVLPLRRGSAPDAQSCFERLRTGE; encoded by the coding sequence TTGAGAAGCAAAACAGCTGTTGAAACAAAACCTGACCCTCTGGCGCTCAGGATCGACAAGCTGCTTTGGTATTTACGTTTTGCTGGCAACCGGACGATGGCAAAAAAACTCGCCAATAAGGGCCATGTCCGTTTAAACGGTCGCCGGGTGGATCGCGCGCATATGATGGTCCGACAGGGGGATATCTTAACGATTCCGCAAGGCCGCGAAGTGCATGTCATCCGAATAGCAGTGTTGCCACTGCGGCGCGGCAGTGCGCCGGATGCGCAAAGCTGTTTTGAAAGACTGCGCACTGGTGAATGA
- the fdxA gene encoding ferredoxin FdxA has protein sequence MTYVVTDACIKCKYMDCVEVCPVDCFYEGDNMLVINPSECIDCGVCEPECPAEAILPDTEDGLEKWLEVNTKYSESWPNITVSREPPADADDFKGVEGKFEAHFSEKPGEGD, from the coding sequence ATGACTTATGTTGTTACCGACGCATGTATTAAATGCAAATATATGGACTGCGTGGAAGTCTGCCCCGTTGACTGTTTTTATGAAGGTGACAATATGCTCGTCATTAACCCCAGCGAATGTATCGACTGCGGTGTGTGTGAGCCAGAATGTCCCGCCGAAGCAATTTTGCCGGATACCGAAGACGGTCTGGAAAAGTGGCTGGAAGTGAATACCAAATATTCCGAAAGCTGGCCGAACATAACCGTCAGCCGCGAGCCACCCGCTGATGCGGATGACTTCAAAGGCGTTGAAGGAAAGTTTGAAGCGCACTTCTCTGAGAAACCCGGCGAAGGCGATTAA
- a CDS encoding CarD family transcriptional regulator, whose amino-acid sequence MAANTLSFDVGDYVVYPKHGVGRVIELQNEEIAGMQLELYVLRFEKERMTLRVPMNKAEGVGMRKLSSDKTLKEALETLKDKPKVKRSMWSRRAQEYEAKINSGDLVSIAEVTRDLFRADDQPEQSYSERQIFEAASSRLARELAAMEETDEPTALAKILEILNIAAPQYYEVKED is encoded by the coding sequence ATGGCTGCGAATACGCTGTCCTTTGATGTGGGCGATTATGTGGTTTACCCAAAACACGGTGTGGGCCGTGTGATCGAACTGCAAAATGAAGAAATTGCGGGCATGCAACTGGAACTTTATGTTCTGCGTTTTGAAAAAGAGCGCATGACGTTGCGTGTACCAATGAACAAGGCAGAAGGCGTCGGCATGCGCAAACTGTCTTCTGACAAGACGCTGAAAGAGGCGCTTGAAACACTAAAAGATAAACCGAAGGTAAAACGCTCCATGTGGTCGCGCCGCGCCCAGGAATATGAAGCGAAGATCAACTCGGGTGATCTTGTCTCTATTGCCGAGGTAACCCGCGATCTTTTCCGCGCTGATGATCAGCCAGAACAAAGCTATTCCGAACGTCAGATTTTCGAAGCGGCCTCCAGCCGTCTTGCTCGCGAATTGGCTGCGATGGAAGAAACCGATGAGCCAACCGCTCTGGCGAAAATTCTCGAGATCCTGAATATCGCGGCACCGCAATATTATGAGGTCAAGGAAGACTGA
- a CDS encoding TonB-dependent receptor — protein sequence MKMKYLLAASVVSLSTAGLMATPAAAQQITSGVEGKVADESGAAISGATVTITDTRTGQKRTISTGSNGLFRAETLVTGGPYTITATAPGFEGQTVENQFLNLQGNTDYTFTLASGSEENVIVVTGTRAGVSQLAVGPGQAFGLEALEGFPSVTRDVRDIIKFNPLVSLDRSNEVDEVSCLGGNTRSNSFTVDGISQSDSFGLNNTPFAARNSLPIPFDAIRETSVEFAPFDVEYGQFSGCAINTVTKSGENDFHGTAFFTYTGDGLTGDTVDGQNITQSPFDRYRWGATLSGPIIKDKLFFFFAYEETDLGNSQDNGPAGAGFANEAAGVNQAQFDEISDVLNTVYGIDTGEIARTLPQTDRRFFGRLDWLINDDHRLEVTYQNLKEGRVEEDDFDQRDSEITGVNSFELEGTESDYYSARLYSQWTDNLSTELRVSRSEVSDLQGPVGGGEAQSDNPINRIVVGIDNSTDLGGGVIAGNGSGVDGAVIAGPGIFRSANQLDRQVDLVKFQANYSAGDHDIKIGTEYNKLDIFNLFAINATGTLFFQNVDDLRAGLLSGGTGFTSAFSSPSDAASGNIGGAVIAASPSGDINEAAADWSRTIWSFYAQDDWRVNDNLSVTIGIRTDLYNGDAPRANPNFLSRYGFTNRNSFSRLDPVFQPRVAFNYGFDNDGFLSNSVLTGGVGIYSGGDPTVWFSNAFSNNGFSTAAANSLVSGCDPLRDANGQIDVTPGGTFSGIPACVVEAASATSSAGLADTQSTDPDLKIATVVRANLGFESVLNFTGNDGFFDNWNIKADYIYSRFRNPYNFVDLSQVPNPALGVNGFTVDGRPILRAIDPDAAGCNAVLSGTGGTPPTYTGVTAECFSTRRDDEIQFTNAAGYSSHAFGLSLGKRFLGGVFTEAGSTKINLGYAFVDSNNRRNLASSTSTSSFDSTAAFDRQNPAVSTSNFETRHRITAQLDFKEYFFDDFATRLGFSFIAQSGRPYSLTFDNQGVFADSSSGSDNALLYIPTGIDDPNLSAASDPAAVQALVDYANGLGCARNFLGSSISRNTCRNDWSYDLDLRISQEIPGPGRLFGVEDKIQIFADIDNLLNIFDSSANTFRDRSDRVEVAGGGFDATTGQYIISSFNPDDEENVTTSSSLWRIVLGVRYEF from the coding sequence ATGAAAATGAAATATCTATTGGCAGCCAGCGTTGTCAGCCTTTCCACAGCCGGCCTGATGGCCACTCCAGCCGCAGCGCAGCAGATTACATCTGGCGTCGAAGGTAAAGTTGCTGATGAAAGTGGTGCCGCCATTTCCGGCGCTACTGTCACAATCACCGATACTCGAACCGGTCAGAAAAGAACAATTTCTACTGGATCCAACGGCTTGTTTCGCGCTGAAACGCTTGTCACCGGTGGCCCTTACACAATTACGGCAACTGCACCGGGCTTCGAAGGCCAAACGGTTGAGAACCAGTTTTTGAACCTTCAAGGTAACACTGACTATACCTTTACGCTTGCATCTGGTTCTGAAGAAAATGTAATCGTCGTTACGGGTACACGTGCTGGTGTATCTCAACTTGCTGTGGGTCCTGGACAAGCGTTTGGGTTGGAAGCCTTAGAAGGATTCCCTTCAGTTACCCGCGATGTTCGCGATATAATAAAATTCAATCCGCTCGTATCGCTGGATCGGAGCAATGAAGTAGACGAAGTGTCCTGTTTGGGCGGAAACACTCGGTCGAATAGCTTCACTGTCGATGGCATATCTCAATCAGATTCTTTTGGCCTCAACAACACTCCCTTTGCCGCGCGTAATTCATTGCCGATTCCTTTTGATGCAATCCGCGAAACATCTGTTGAATTTGCGCCTTTTGATGTTGAGTATGGTCAATTCAGCGGCTGTGCAATTAACACTGTCACAAAATCCGGTGAGAATGACTTTCACGGCACGGCCTTTTTTACTTATACGGGCGATGGCCTGACGGGCGACACAGTGGATGGCCAAAACATTACACAGTCTCCTTTTGATCGCTATCGCTGGGGCGCAACGCTCTCTGGCCCAATCATTAAAGACAAGCTGTTCTTCTTCTTTGCTTATGAAGAAACCGATCTCGGCAATAGTCAAGACAACGGCCCGGCAGGAGCAGGATTTGCGAATGAGGCAGCTGGTGTCAATCAAGCGCAATTCGATGAAATTTCAGATGTGCTGAACACTGTTTATGGCATTGATACGGGCGAAATTGCTCGCACACTTCCCCAAACCGACCGACGCTTTTTTGGACGATTGGACTGGTTGATCAATGATGATCATCGTCTTGAAGTTACATATCAGAACCTTAAAGAAGGTCGGGTAGAAGAAGATGACTTTGATCAGCGCGACAGTGAAATTACTGGTGTAAATAGTTTCGAATTGGAAGGTACAGAATCGGATTATTACTCGGCTCGCCTCTATTCGCAATGGACAGATAACCTTTCCACTGAGTTGCGTGTGTCTCGCTCTGAAGTGAGTGATCTTCAAGGTCCTGTCGGCGGAGGCGAAGCACAATCAGATAATCCAATCAACCGCATTGTTGTCGGCATCGACAATAGCACAGATCTTGGCGGTGGTGTCATTGCTGGCAATGGTTCAGGTGTAGATGGTGCAGTTATTGCCGGTCCGGGAATTTTCCGTTCGGCTAACCAGTTGGACCGGCAAGTTGATCTGGTGAAATTTCAGGCTAACTATTCCGCTGGCGATCATGATATCAAAATTGGCACGGAATATAACAAGCTCGATATTTTCAATCTCTTTGCGATCAACGCAACAGGCACTCTATTCTTCCAGAATGTTGATGACTTGCGTGCTGGCCTGTTATCAGGTGGGACTGGCTTTACATCAGCTTTTTCCAGTCCAAGTGATGCTGCGAGCGGAAACATTGGTGGAGCGGTTATCGCTGCATCCCCTTCCGGCGATATTAACGAAGCAGCGGCTGATTGGTCACGGACGATCTGGTCATTTTATGCGCAGGATGATTGGCGTGTAAACGATAATCTGTCTGTTACGATTGGTATCAGAACCGATTTGTACAATGGCGATGCACCACGTGCCAATCCCAACTTTTTGTCTCGTTACGGCTTCACCAACCGCAATTCATTCAGCCGTCTGGATCCAGTTTTCCAGCCACGCGTTGCGTTCAACTATGGTTTCGACAATGACGGATTTCTCAGTAATTCTGTGCTGACTGGCGGTGTAGGTATCTACTCCGGCGGCGATCCCACTGTTTGGTTCTCAAACGCTTTCTCAAATAATGGCTTCTCTACCGCGGCAGCCAACAGCTTGGTCAGCGGCTGCGATCCATTGCGTGATGCCAATGGACAGATCGACGTAACCCCAGGTGGAACCTTTTCCGGTATCCCCGCCTGTGTTGTGGAAGCAGCATCTGCCACATCATCTGCCGGTTTGGCTGATACACAATCGACCGACCCTGATCTTAAAATCGCGACCGTGGTACGTGCCAATCTTGGCTTTGAGAGTGTTTTGAACTTCACCGGCAATGACGGGTTTTTTGACAACTGGAATATCAAGGCCGACTATATCTATAGCCGGTTCCGTAATCCTTATAACTTTGTCGATCTCTCCCAGGTTCCAAATCCAGCATTGGGTGTGAATGGCTTTACAGTGGACGGTCGTCCGATTCTGCGTGCAATTGATCCAGATGCCGCCGGATGTAATGCTGTTCTTTCTGGAACAGGCGGAACCCCGCCAACCTATACCGGTGTGACAGCTGAGTGTTTCTCAACCCGCCGGGACGACGAAATACAGTTCACCAATGCAGCGGGCTATAGCAGCCACGCATTTGGTCTCAGTCTGGGCAAACGTTTCTTGGGCGGCGTCTTTACTGAAGCGGGGTCGACCAAAATCAACCTTGGTTATGCTTTTGTTGATTCAAACAACCGACGGAACCTTGCGAGTTCTACCTCTACATCCAGCTTTGATAGCACGGCCGCGTTTGATCGCCAAAATCCTGCAGTTTCAACGTCAAATTTCGAAACCCGGCACCGGATCACTGCGCAGCTCGACTTCAAAGAATATTTCTTTGATGATTTTGCAACTCGGTTAGGATTTAGCTTCATTGCACAGTCAGGTCGCCCTTACAGTCTGACATTCGACAATCAGGGTGTATTTGCGGACAGCAGTTCAGGATCAGACAATGCGCTGCTTTACATTCCAACAGGCATCGACGATCCTAATCTGTCAGCAGCATCTGATCCGGCTGCCGTTCAAGCTCTGGTTGATTATGCAAACGGCTTGGGTTGTGCCCGCAACTTCCTCGGAAGCTCGATTAGCAGAAACACCTGCCGCAACGACTGGTCCTATGACCTTGACCTACGTATCAGTCAGGAAATCCCTGGTCCCGGTCGTTTGTTCGGTGTTGAAGATAAAATTCAAATCTTCGCTGATATCGACAATCTGTTGAATATTTTTGATAGCAGCGCCAACACCTTTCGTGATCGTTCAGACCGGGTGGAAGTTGCTGGTGGCGGCTTCGATGCAACGACAGGCCAATACATCATTAGTAGTTTCAATCCTGATGATGAAGAAAATGTCACAACCAGCTCATCATTGTGGCGGATTGTTCTAGGCGTGCGTTACGAATTCTAA
- the udk gene encoding uridine kinase, giving the protein MSPKVVGISGGSCSGKSTLAAYIHGTLGADQCVILPQDDYFFGYGDAPEGKGGPNFDHPDAVDFDKMRAQLSLLKQGQSIDRPLYDFPTHMPKMETELTEPRQIILVDGILILHHAPLRQLFDLSVFVRCDSAIRFERRLERDVRERGRTADSVREVFRSQVDPMHEKFVAPSQMHADIVINSQQSKTVVTSDFSAILESINTLIQ; this is encoded by the coding sequence ATGAGTCCAAAAGTTGTGGGGATTAGTGGCGGCAGCTGCTCAGGAAAATCGACACTGGCGGCTTATATCCATGGGACATTGGGCGCTGATCAATGCGTCATCCTGCCACAAGATGACTATTTTTTTGGTTATGGCGATGCCCCGGAAGGTAAGGGAGGTCCGAATTTCGATCACCCCGATGCGGTTGATTTTGACAAGATGCGCGCGCAACTATCTTTACTAAAACAGGGTCAATCAATTGACCGGCCGCTTTATGATTTTCCAACGCATATGCCCAAGATGGAAACGGAGCTTACCGAGCCACGGCAGATCATATTGGTCGACGGCATATTGATCCTGCACCACGCTCCCTTGCGGCAGCTATTTGATCTATCTGTTTTTGTGCGATGTGACAGCGCCATCCGATTTGAACGACGCCTAGAACGTGATGTCAGGGAACGCGGGCGCACGGCCGACTCGGTCCGAGAAGTTTTTCGCAGTCAGGTCGATCCGATGCACGAAAAATTTGTCGCGCCTTCACAGATGCATGCAGATATCGTGATAAATTCGCAACAGTCAAAAACAGTCGTTACGAGCGATTTTTCCGCTATTTTGGAATCAATAAATACTTTAATTCAATAA
- a CDS encoding isopenicillin N synthase family dioxygenase: MSHTNDTLSSISLALSDKDKDAFSSRIGQSFSDWGFAIISDHGIPDELIAKAEHMSRAFFALPDGVKRKYYVPGGGGARGYTPFGTEAAKDSNIHDLKEFWHIGRQLPSGHAFEPFMSDNIWPEEVDGFRECYLELFAAFDKAGQRILEGIARFLGLEPNFFDDTVRDGNSILRLIHYPPVPADSPAVRAAAHEDINTITLLIGAEEAGLELLDKQGNWRPVTPKPGELAVNIGDMLQRLTNNRLPSTTHRVVNPPPERRGHSRYSMPFFLHFRPDYLIETLPQSIDEDHPNLYPEPITAHDYLMERLREIGLV, from the coding sequence ATGTCGCATACCAATGATACATTATCGTCTATCTCTCTTGCTTTGTCTGACAAAGACAAGGATGCTTTTTCATCACGCATCGGCCAGTCTTTTTCCGACTGGGGCTTTGCCATTATTTCAGATCACGGCATTCCGGATGAATTGATCGCAAAAGCCGAGCACATGTCCCGCGCGTTTTTCGCGTTGCCGGATGGTGTGAAACGCAAATATTATGTTCCCGGCGGCGGCGGTGCCCGCGGCTACACGCCTTTCGGTACAGAGGCGGCTAAAGATTCCAACATACACGACCTCAAGGAGTTCTGGCATATCGGTCGGCAGTTGCCGAGCGGACATGCGTTTGAACCGTTTATGAGTGACAATATTTGGCCGGAAGAAGTGGACGGCTTTCGCGAATGCTATCTTGAGCTGTTCGCTGCTTTTGACAAGGCGGGACAACGCATATTGGAAGGGATTGCACGCTTCCTGGGATTGGAGCCCAATTTCTTCGACGACACAGTGCGCGACGGTAACAGTATATTACGTCTCATCCATTATCCGCCGGTACCAGCTGATTCACCTGCCGTGCGCGCCGCAGCGCATGAAGATATCAACACCATTACCCTGCTTATCGGAGCAGAAGAAGCGGGGCTTGAGCTGCTGGACAAACAAGGCAATTGGCGCCCTGTGACTCCGAAACCAGGTGAGCTCGCCGTCAATATTGGCGATATGCTGCAACGACTGACCAACAACCGCTTGCCATCGACGACACACCGGGTAGTTAATCCGCCACCAGAACGGCGCGGACATTCGCGCTATTCGATGCCATTTTTCCTTCACTTCCGGCCAGACTATTTAATCGAGACTTTGCCGCAATCCATAGATGAGGATCATCCCAATCTCTATCCAGAGCCGATTACGGCCCATGATTATCTGATGGAACGTCTTCGCGAAATTGGATTGGTATGA